A single region of the Thermotoga profunda AZM34c06 genome encodes:
- the cuyB gene encoding cysteate racemase: MKVAGIVGGMGSLSTVDFLQKVVERTKAEKDQDHIRMVVDFNTAVPDRTTALLHGGEDPTPYLVDSVKRLEMAGADFAVFICNTAHAFLEKVQEQSNIPVLSLPELAVERLRKKGIGEAWLTGTKGLIKSGVYQKAAQKVGMILHIPNSKIQDHLMQIIYSVKAGELSKAEKIWYENVEPSLGGSVLLGCTELPVVAKSQRFNVIDLNMVWAEIVIELCGGKLK; the protein is encoded by the coding sequence ATGAAAGTAGCTGGGATTGTAGGTGGTATGGGATCACTTTCAACAGTAGATTTTCTACAAAAAGTCGTTGAACGCACAAAGGCAGAAAAAGACCAAGATCACATCAGGATGGTAGTTGATTTCAACACGGCGGTACCCGATAGAACAACGGCACTACTTCATGGTGGAGAGGATCCAACACCGTATCTCGTTGACTCTGTAAAAAGGCTTGAAATGGCTGGTGCGGATTTTGCTGTTTTCATTTGTAATACAGCACATGCCTTCCTTGAGAAAGTGCAAGAGCAAAGCAACATACCAGTACTCAGTCTACCAGAACTCGCCGTGGAAAGACTCAGAAAAAAAGGAATCGGTGAAGCTTGGTTAACAGGAACAAAAGGACTAATAAAAAGCGGTGTTTATCAAAAAGCAGCACAAAAAGTCGGAATGATCTTACACATCCCAAATTCAAAGATACAGGATCATCTGATGCAAATAATCTATTCCGTAAAAGCAGGAGAGCTTTCCAAAGCCGAGAAAATTTGGTATGAAAATGTAGAACCATCTCTTGGTGGTAGCGTTCTTTTGGGTTGTACAGAACTTCCGGTAGTTGCGAAGAGTCAGAGATTCAACGTAATAGACCTAAACATGGTCTGGGCAGAGATAGTCATAGAATTGTGTGGTGGGAAATTGAAATAG
- a CDS encoding PhoPQ-activated protein PqaA family protein has product MKKTFVFFLVAIAIISFSQELENYVINHKDVKYEIYSEKITDTGMKITHVIFESQTWQDIRWVHDLLIVQPSQITFSDVAVLFITGDFDPTKSKDVEDYLWIAEKFSCVFAVLGDIPNQPIYNLREDDLIAHTFLHYTKTKDPTLPLLFPMTTSAVGAMDVIEQLFNVKRFFVTGASKRGWTTWLTAVVDSRVFAIAPIVFDNLNFPKQFEQQLKMYENYSESISPYVKRGLPEMIHTQEGQDLLRMVDPYTYRDRLTMPKYIINATNDEYWTIYSANLYFFDLPGKSYILYVPNNKHGIKNIPYVVDNASIFLKLVITDKLPNFEFSIQKDEITIKDCPQIKEVYVNRAVSDKTDFRGSLWIRLPVLPEKGIYSIHVEPPQSRHVAYYAEVVFEIEGNKISFCTPAVYK; this is encoded by the coding sequence ATGAAAAAAACTTTTGTGTTTTTTCTTGTAGCAATTGCGATCATATCTTTTTCTCAAGAGTTGGAAAATTACGTGATCAATCACAAAGATGTTAAATACGAAATCTATTCCGAAAAGATAACAGATACTGGAATGAAGATAACTCACGTTATATTCGAAAGCCAAACTTGGCAAGATATACGTTGGGTTCATGATCTTTTGATCGTCCAGCCAAGTCAGATTACATTCAGTGATGTAGCAGTCTTGTTCATTACAGGAGATTTCGATCCCACAAAATCAAAAGATGTCGAAGATTATCTCTGGATTGCAGAAAAGTTTTCCTGTGTTTTTGCAGTCCTTGGAGATATACCAAATCAGCCCATTTACAATTTGAGAGAAGACGATCTGATAGCACATACATTTTTACATTACACCAAGACAAAGGACCCTACTTTGCCACTTTTGTTTCCAATGACTACATCGGCTGTGGGAGCAATGGATGTGATCGAACAATTGTTTAATGTGAAACGGTTTTTTGTAACTGGTGCATCAAAAAGAGGTTGGACTACTTGGCTTACAGCAGTGGTTGACAGCCGTGTTTTTGCCATAGCGCCTATAGTCTTTGACAACCTGAATTTTCCAAAACAATTCGAACAACAACTGAAGATGTATGAAAATTACAGTGAGAGCATTTCACCTTATGTAAAACGAGGTCTACCTGAAATGATACACACGCAAGAAGGTCAAGATCTCCTTAGGATGGTCGATCCTTATACCTATAGAGACAGGCTCACTATGCCTAAGTATATAATCAACGCCACAAACGACGAATACTGGACTATATATTCAGCCAACCTTTATTTTTTTGATCTACCTGGAAAGAGTTACATTCTCTATGTTCCAAACAACAAGCATGGTATTAAAAATATTCCATACGTTGTTGATAACGCATCGATTTTTCTTAAACTTGTAATAACAGATAAATTGCCTAATTTTGAATTCTCAATACAGAAAGATGAGATAACCATCAAAGATTGTCCTCAGATCAAAGAAGTATACGTCAACAGAGCTGTTTCAGACAAAACAGATTTTAGGGGTTCACTCTGGATAAGATTACCAGTTCTACCAGAGAAAGGTATATACTCAATTCATGTTGAACCACCGCAATCAAGACATGTCGCTTATTATGCAGAGGTGGTTTTTGAGATCGAAGGAAACAAGATAAGTTTTTGTACACCAGCGGTTTATAAATAA
- a CDS encoding polysaccharide deacetylase family protein has product MKMSIKKIVLILLVIVSISVQAKVIIFLYHRFDDARYPSTSTWTGELENHIRIVKELGLEIWTVKDLENYIYGKRKMTKDAVVFTIDDGYRSVYDSAYEIFKKHNVPFCVFLQVGAVGYPDYLTWEMINEMIKNGVEFANHSFSHSDFPSLLSKMNKEQMLEYFRSDLQKAQRVFKEKTGKTTNYYAYPYGHYIPEMIDVLKQEGFTLGFTQNPGPYDLSYGIFEIPREPLLEDWASEKHLKYILNREPLVTESLSFVLQNGILTVKAKITVPKEVKYATLYVSEKGIIKSHLKDSEIFGETALTKMYNRVMISANDGKKEYLRYHLIFNAQGE; this is encoded by the coding sequence ATGAAAATGTCTATAAAAAAGATCGTGCTGATTTTGTTGGTGATTGTGTCTATTTCTGTACAGGCAAAGGTGATAATCTTTCTATATCATCGCTTTGATGATGCTCGATATCCATCGACAAGTACATGGACAGGCGAGCTTGAAAATCACATTCGCATTGTTAAAGAACTCGGTCTTGAGATTTGGACAGTGAAAGACCTTGAGAATTATATCTATGGAAAAAGGAAGATGACAAAAGATGCCGTTGTTTTCACAATAGACGATGGTTATCGTTCGGTCTACGATAGCGCATATGAGATTTTCAAAAAACACAACGTTCCTTTTTGTGTCTTTCTTCAAGTTGGTGCTGTAGGATATCCAGATTATCTAACCTGGGAAATGATCAATGAAATGATCAAGAACGGTGTGGAATTTGCAAACCATTCTTTTAGTCACTCAGATTTTCCTTCACTGTTGTCTAAGATGAATAAGGAACAAATGCTCGAGTATTTCAGATCAGATCTCCAAAAGGCTCAGCGAGTCTTCAAAGAGAAAACAGGTAAAACTACGAATTATTATGCGTACCCTTATGGGCATTATATTCCAGAAATGATCGATGTATTGAAACAAGAAGGTTTTACACTCGGTTTTACCCAAAATCCTGGCCCTTATGATCTGAGCTATGGGATCTTTGAAATACCAAGAGAACCACTGCTTGAAGATTGGGCAAGCGAAAAACACCTGAAGTATATCTTGAACAGGGAACCTCTTGTGACAGAAAGTTTGTCATTCGTGTTACAAAATGGTATACTAACAGTAAAAGCAAAGATAACAGTTCCAAAGGAGGTGAAGTACGCGACCCTGTACGTGTCCGAAAAAGGCATAATTAAAAGTCATCTCAAAGATAGTGAAATCTTTGGTGAGACTGCACTGACAAAAATGTACAACAGAGTCATGATCAGTGCTAATGACGGTAAAAAAGAATATCTAAGATACCATCTAATCTTTAACGCACAGGGTGAGTGA
- a CDS encoding glucosaminidase domain-containing protein, protein MIMILALTVLFVTVPKFTFELVSYFENFETEEDQVVELGFDSYKDLLEFFEKIGYDLGKKEVPAVILKNLPKDMNQIKDVQLKKDLFVKIMLPIILKVNEEIKQEREKIMKLTNDSQELQHYLAKYKAKTKQELLEKVDVIPVEIALAQAAIESAWGTSRFAIEANNIFGEWTFSPGNGVVPRERPDDEVYEVRRFRDLLSSMRSYAYNLNVSPFYKEFRAIRAGKIKKPIEEGLLYYSQRREKYIQEIKIIMTNNKFTELKEHKAYPIQIALISGMSLIK, encoded by the coding sequence ATGATAATGATTCTCGCACTCACTGTTCTTTTTGTGACTGTTCCGAAATTCACCTTTGAGTTGGTGAGTTATTTTGAAAACTTCGAGACAGAAGAAGATCAGGTTGTTGAGCTTGGATTTGATAGTTACAAAGATCTTTTGGAGTTTTTCGAAAAGATAGGATATGACCTTGGTAAAAAAGAAGTTCCAGCGGTTATCTTGAAGAACTTACCAAAAGACATGAACCAGATAAAAGACGTCCAGTTGAAAAAAGATTTATTTGTCAAGATAATGTTGCCGATAATATTGAAGGTGAACGAGGAGATCAAACAAGAAAGAGAAAAAATCATGAAATTGACAAATGACAGTCAGGAACTCCAACATTATCTGGCAAAGTATAAAGCAAAGACAAAACAAGAACTCCTTGAGAAAGTCGATGTGATACCAGTAGAGATCGCTTTAGCTCAAGCGGCAATAGAATCGGCATGGGGAACTTCAAGGTTTGCGATCGAAGCGAATAATATTTTCGGAGAATGGACCTTCAGTCCAGGAAATGGAGTTGTACCAAGAGAACGCCCCGATGATGAAGTATACGAAGTCAGAAGGTTTCGAGATTTATTGAGTTCGATGAGAAGTTATGCTTACAATCTGAATGTATCACCGTTTTACAAAGAGTTCAGAGCCATCAGAGCCGGTAAGATCAAAAAACCTATCGAGGAAGGTTTGTTGTACTATTCTCAAAGGCGTGAAAAATATATTCAAGAAATTAAAATTATCATGACCAACAATAAATTCACAGAACTCAAAGAACACAAGGCTTATCCAATCCAGATTGCTTTGATATCAGGAATGAGTTTGATAAAATAA
- a CDS encoding type II secretion system protein: MRKGFTLIELLIVLAVMAALMAIATPIALNAVARANVMRVASNMRNIKSAIESYVSIERPSDTSGLDLDIDDLVDSGYLSANPGNEYEMKVDNANWATKGEVIVTISYTGNDVDTTKLQEAYPDVKIVNNTPTITLTLRKWW; this comes from the coding sequence ATAAGGAAAGGTTTCACATTGATCGAATTGTTGATCGTCTTGGCAGTTATGGCCGCCTTGATGGCTATTGCAACTCCTATCGCACTTAATGCAGTTGCTCGAGCAAATGTAATGAGAGTAGCAAGTAATATGAGAAACATCAAAAGCGCCATTGAAAGTTACGTAAGTATTGAAAGGCCATCCGATACATCAGGGCTCGATCTCGATATAGACGACTTAGTAGATTCAGGTTATCTGTCCGCAAACCCAGGTAACGAATACGAGATGAAGGTAGATAACGCCAATTGGGCTACAAAAGGTGAAGTCATTGTGACGATTTCTTACACAGGAAATGATGTTGATACGACTAAACTCCAAGAAGCTTATCCAGATGTCAAAATCGTTAATAATACACCCACAATTACCCTTACTCTTAGAAAATGGTGGTAA
- the argH gene encoding argininosuccinate lyase → MRFSEIYKEIVLDSSFENWKKLVRYYMRLNKAHLLMLKKTKIVPQQICVEIAKTLKKIEVEKIEEKLPEQTEDLVFLIEKKLSEVVGIEKAGFLHTARSRNDIDTTIFRMCIRDELMEFAHQLIDVINVIVQKAKDNLETLILLYTHGQPAQVSSFTHYLLAYAFDFLDVLENLIRSIQIVNICPMGSGAITTTGFPIDRDMVSEYLGFSEPVENSYRAIATSHWITFPSSCLRILMNDLTRFTQEFIHKSSCEVGIFQFPDEVVQISSIMPQKRNPVILEHIRIRANIAHGIFDMTEKTFVNTPYQDINENGDFVLFKFLEGMKTAKEALTLVKETVQKVDVDQTRVKELSLKTGATTTELADELVRRFNISFRQAHTVVSEYVRSNMRYDALNQSFEKICGMKLTLNQKQVEKILSPEHFVKVRKIAGGPGKKPALEMIKKIEKITKTLKKKVEMMNQEMTKSLERLESDFYSIEK, encoded by the coding sequence ATGAGATTTTCAGAGATCTACAAAGAAATAGTGTTGGACAGTTCTTTTGAAAATTGGAAAAAACTCGTAAGATACTACATGCGATTGAACAAGGCTCATTTGTTGATGTTAAAGAAAACAAAGATAGTACCACAACAGATATGTGTTGAGATAGCAAAGACTTTGAAAAAAATCGAAGTTGAAAAGATAGAAGAAAAGCTCCCAGAACAAACAGAAGATCTGGTGTTTTTGATAGAAAAAAAGTTATCGGAAGTGGTCGGTATTGAAAAAGCAGGATTTCTTCATACGGCAAGGAGTAGAAATGACATAGATACGACTATCTTTAGAATGTGCATTCGTGATGAATTGATGGAGTTCGCACACCAATTGATCGATGTGATAAATGTAATTGTTCAAAAAGCAAAAGACAATCTTGAAACTCTCATCTTGCTCTATACCCATGGTCAACCGGCTCAGGTATCGAGTTTTACACATTATTTACTTGCCTATGCATTCGATTTTCTTGATGTTTTAGAGAATCTAATTAGATCAATACAAATTGTGAACATCTGTCCTATGGGTTCAGGTGCAATAACTACAACGGGTTTTCCCATAGACAGAGATATGGTAAGCGAATATTTAGGTTTTTCAGAACCTGTGGAAAACTCCTACAGAGCCATTGCGACTTCACATTGGATCACATTTCCTTCGAGTTGTCTGAGAATATTGATGAACGATTTAACAAGATTCACCCAGGAATTTATCCACAAATCTTCTTGTGAAGTTGGGATCTTTCAGTTTCCAGATGAAGTTGTTCAAATAAGTAGCATAATGCCACAGAAAAGAAATCCCGTGATACTTGAACACATCAGGATAAGAGCGAACATAGCACATGGAATCTTTGACATGACTGAAAAAACTTTTGTTAATACACCATATCAAGATATCAATGAAAATGGGGATTTTGTGTTGTTCAAATTCTTGGAAGGAATGAAAACAGCAAAAGAAGCACTAACTTTGGTCAAGGAGACTGTGCAAAAGGTTGATGTTGATCAAACAAGGGTGAAAGAACTCTCCTTGAAAACGGGTGCAACAACAACGGAGTTGGCAGATGAACTTGTTAGGAGATTCAATATCAGCTTTCGTCAAGCGCATACAGTTGTCTCTGAGTATGTGAGATCTAATATGAGATACGATGCCTTGAATCAAAGTTTTGAAAAAATATGTGGCATGAAACTCACCTTAAACCAAAAACAGGTTGAGAAAATATTATCACCAGAACATTTCGTCAAGGTCAGAAAAATAGCCGGAGGACCAGGGAAAAAACCAGCACTTGAGATGATTAAAAAGATTGAAAAAATCACCAAAACACTGAAGAAAAAAGTGGAAATGATGAACCAGGAAATGACAAAATCCTTAGAAAGACTCGAGAGTGATTTTTACTCCATAGAAAAATAA
- a CDS encoding amidohydrolase family protein: MIKMRLIDSHVHFPIGSLIKSVADPWIKKEKERWLKAWNFPEPVKIDDFDELSRLWYKETLDYSIDKVVFVTANGNENMLKLISKHPNKFIGYAHHDPSKEGAAQELEECLKNGLKGYKILGPAVNIPLNDKSLYPIWEVANSYEIPVLIHFGIMGAAGGIAYHVNINPLIIHDVAKQFKKIKFIVPHFGCGYVFETLNLCWACSNVYIDTSGSNQWMRWMPYELNLETLFRKYRETIGPERIIFGTDSSWFPRGFCKAYLDEQVRAMVDVGYSDDEIDRVLYKNIAEILGLIK; this comes from the coding sequence ATGATCAAAATGAGATTGATAGATTCTCATGTTCATTTTCCAATTGGTTCTCTTATAAAATCAGTGGCAGACCCATGGATAAAAAAAGAGAAAGAAAGATGGCTCAAGGCATGGAACTTTCCAGAGCCAGTAAAAATAGACGATTTTGATGAACTCTCTCGGCTCTGGTACAAAGAAACTTTAGATTACTCTATTGACAAAGTGGTCTTTGTAACTGCGAATGGCAACGAGAATATGTTAAAGCTTATTTCTAAACATCCAAACAAATTCATAGGATATGCCCATCACGATCCATCTAAAGAAGGTGCTGCACAAGAACTTGAGGAATGTCTCAAAAACGGTCTTAAGGGATACAAAATCTTAGGACCTGCGGTAAACATACCACTGAATGACAAATCACTTTATCCAATTTGGGAGGTCGCAAATTCGTATGAAATACCGGTGTTGATACACTTTGGCATCATGGGTGCCGCTGGTGGTATTGCTTATCATGTGAATATAAACCCTCTGATCATTCACGATGTTGCAAAACAGTTCAAGAAAATAAAGTTCATCGTGCCGCATTTTGGTTGTGGATATGTCTTTGAGACGTTGAATCTTTGCTGGGCATGTTCGAATGTCTACATCGACACGAGTGGTTCAAATCAGTGGATGAGATGGATGCCTTATGAACTCAATCTTGAAACATTGTTTAGAAAATACAGAGAGACGATTGGTCCAGAGAGAATAATCTTTGGCACTGACTCGAGCTGGTTTCCACGTGGTTTTTGTAAGGCATATTTGGATGAGCAAGTGAGAGCTATGGTTGATGTTGGTTACAGTGATGATGAAATCGATCGTGTCCTGTATAAAAACATCGCTGAAATATTGGGGTTGATCAAATGA
- a CDS encoding carbohydrate ABC transporter permease yields MTKSEKVIKVVSYVVLTALIVVMIFPFVWMVLSSLKPFREIYRPYLFPKNPTLDNYKQIMGSSLFPNWFLNSLLVALSTTFSVLFFDSLVGYTIAKYRFPGRNIIFIFILSTLMIPTEMLIIPWYIMSSKLGWIDTYWGIMFPGMITAFGIFLMRQFMETIPDDLLDAARIDGVSEFGIFYKIALPLVKPALASLAILNFIGNWNAFLWPLIVSSKPKMYTLPVGLAYFSSENLMHWELIMTGATISTIPLIIVFLIFQKQIIRGIMLSGLKG; encoded by the coding sequence ATGACCAAATCAGAAAAGGTTATCAAGGTGGTCAGTTACGTTGTTCTAACGGCATTGATAGTTGTCATGATTTTTCCTTTTGTCTGGATGGTTTTATCGTCTTTAAAACCCTTCAGAGAAATATACAGGCCATATTTGTTTCCGAAAAATCCGACATTGGATAACTATAAACAGATAATGGGTTCTTCGCTCTTTCCGAATTGGTTTTTAAATAGCCTACTTGTAGCTTTATCAACCACTTTTTCTGTTTTGTTTTTTGATTCTCTTGTGGGTTACACGATAGCCAAATATCGCTTTCCAGGGAGAAATATCATCTTTATCTTCATTCTAAGCACTTTGATGATTCCAACAGAAATGCTCATAATACCTTGGTACATAATGTCATCGAAGTTGGGTTGGATCGATACATATTGGGGTATCATGTTTCCAGGCATGATAACTGCCTTTGGAATCTTTTTGATGAGACAGTTCATGGAAACGATACCAGATGACCTTTTAGATGCAGCGAGAATCGATGGTGTTTCTGAGTTCGGAATTTTCTATAAGATAGCTCTACCACTTGTCAAACCTGCATTGGCATCATTGGCAATCTTGAATTTCATAGGAAATTGGAATGCATTTTTGTGGCCACTCATAGTTTCTTCCAAACCAAAGATGTACACATTACCCGTAGGTTTGGCTTATTTCTCGAGTGAGAACTTGATGCACTGGGAACTCATTATGACTGGAGCGACCATCTCAACTATTCCATTGATAATTGTTTTTCTGATATTTCAAAAACAGATCATCAGGGGAATAATGCTCTCTGGATTGAAAGGATGA
- a CDS encoding carbohydrate ABC transporter permease, with protein MKLRHKKILTAYLFLLVPLTFFAFIRFYPMISAFYISFTDWNIISPVKHFVGLSNYVNIFKDSVFRISLLNTLKYVLYGVPSVIILSLILALLLNNITKLQGFYRLIYVMPYITPLVATSWVWRWMYQKPPTGIINNFLNFFGLPVRNFLMSTTEALPSIVTTTVWIEVGYCVIIFLAGLQSIPKEYLEAAKVDGANRRQLLFKITLPLLNPVIVFLSVMETIMFLRIFTQVYNMSDQGSGGPLNSTKPLVLYIYQKAFKSFDMGMATAATVVLFLIILGITVVQLKVLNRKIQY; from the coding sequence ATGAAGCTCAGACACAAGAAGATCTTAACTGCGTATTTGTTTCTTTTAGTGCCTCTTACTTTTTTCGCATTTATACGTTTTTATCCCATGATATCTGCGTTTTACATCAGTTTCACTGACTGGAACATAATATCGCCGGTTAAACACTTTGTCGGTCTGTCGAATTATGTGAACATCTTTAAAGACTCTGTTTTTAGAATCTCTTTGTTGAACACGTTGAAATATGTACTGTATGGTGTACCGAGTGTGATAATTCTCTCGTTAATACTTGCACTTTTACTTAACAATATCACGAAGCTTCAGGGGTTTTATAGATTGATCTATGTCATGCCATACATCACACCTCTTGTTGCGACAAGTTGGGTCTGGAGATGGATGTATCAAAAACCACCGACGGGTATAATAAACAACTTTTTGAATTTCTTTGGTCTACCCGTCAGAAATTTTTTGATGAGTACAACTGAAGCTCTGCCTTCTATAGTTACAACAACTGTTTGGATTGAAGTTGGTTATTGTGTGATCATTTTTCTTGCTGGTCTTCAGAGTATACCCAAGGAATATCTGGAAGCCGCGAAGGTTGATGGTGCAAACCGAAGGCAATTGTTATTCAAAATAACTCTTCCATTGCTAAACCCGGTAATTGTCTTCTTGTCGGTGATGGAAACAATAATGTTTTTGAGGATATTCACACAAGTATACAACATGAGTGATCAAGGTTCGGGAGGTCCTTTAAATTCAACCAAACCGTTGGTTCTCTATATATATCAAAAGGCATTTAAATCATTTGATATGGGAATGGCCACTGCCGCAACTGTTGTACTTTTTCTCATAATACTTGGAATAACTGTGGTACAGCTAAAGGTTTTAAACAGAAAGATCCAATACTGA
- a CDS encoding extracellular solute-binding protein → MKRYLLVFLAVLLIVSVSVFAKVKIVYWQYYFETKVKAIDELIKEFQKLYPDIEVEHVTFPYETFNEKVAASVPAGTGPDVVNLYYGWIPKYVTSGYLQPLPKSEFSDEYFAKNFFSFVPKGVEFMGERYALPIAVRSLALFWNKDLFKEAGLDPEKPPRTLQELVEMAKKLTKYDKQGNIVQAGLATQPSGQGHHWIREVLTRQFGGAPYNDDYTKVTYQNVPAALKFYTDLITVHKVGYPGFMNDDITAFTSQAAAMNIDGSFRIASLKKAGINFGVAELPEYNGIKSNFASFWANGITKNATGEKLDAAIKFIKFLSSDKVMEIWLDRVGELPANPTVAQKYYNDPIYGPFLKGLEYAHATMFVDETAQRQVMMDAVDKVWLKGISPEQAFKESAQTEQAVLDKFWKSVGR, encoded by the coding sequence GTGAAGAGGTATTTGCTGGTTTTTTTGGCGGTTTTGCTAATTGTTTCTGTTTCAGTTTTCGCAAAAGTGAAGATCGTTTATTGGCAGTATTATTTTGAGACAAAAGTTAAGGCAATCGATGAACTGATCAAAGAATTTCAAAAACTCTACCCAGATATCGAAGTTGAACACGTGACTTTCCCTTACGAGACCTTCAACGAAAAGGTTGCAGCTTCTGTTCCTGCGGGAACAGGTCCCGATGTGGTGAACCTCTATTATGGATGGATACCAAAATATGTCACATCGGGTTATCTACAACCTCTCCCAAAGAGTGAATTTTCCGATGAGTATTTCGCAAAGAATTTCTTTTCTTTTGTTCCAAAAGGCGTTGAATTCATGGGAGAACGTTATGCTCTGCCAATAGCTGTGAGAAGTTTGGCATTATTTTGGAACAAAGACCTTTTCAAAGAAGCTGGTTTGGACCCAGAAAAGCCTCCAAGGACATTGCAGGAACTTGTTGAAATGGCAAAGAAACTCACAAAATACGACAAGCAAGGCAATATAGTTCAAGCAGGATTGGCAACACAGCCATCTGGACAAGGGCATCACTGGATAAGGGAAGTCCTGACCAGGCAATTTGGTGGTGCACCATACAACGATGACTATACAAAAGTAACCTATCAAAATGTTCCTGCGGCGCTGAAATTCTACACAGATCTCATAACCGTTCACAAAGTTGGCTATCCTGGCTTTATGAACGATGACATCACTGCTTTTACATCTCAGGCAGCTGCGATGAACATCGATGGGTCATTCAGAATTGCATCTTTGAAAAAAGCTGGTATCAATTTCGGTGTTGCTGAATTACCTGAATACAATGGCATCAAGTCGAATTTTGCATCCTTCTGGGCGAACGGTATAACCAAGAATGCAACAGGAGAGAAATTAGATGCAGCCATAAAGTTTATAAAATTCCTGTCGAGCGACAAAGTGATGGAAATATGGCTTGACAGGGTTGGAGAGCTCCCAGCAAATCCAACCGTGGCACAAAAATACTACAACGATCCAATTTATGGACCATTTTTGAAGGGCCTTGAGTATGCACACGCAACCATGTTTGTCGATGAAACGGCACAAAGACAAGTCATGATGGATGCTGTAGACAAAGTTTGGCTAAAGGGTATCTCTCCCGAACAAGCTTTCAAGGAGTCTGCTCAGACTGAACAAGCTGTGTTGGATAAGTTCTGGAAATCAGTTGGTAGATGA